A genome region from Fusobacterium perfoetens includes the following:
- a CDS encoding HD domain-containing protein → MIIARIKQGLTYIFIRYNQKNDLIVREILTDEEFKIFNEMSEYDKIHSFNLFKLVKENATLRDNKNYLKLALLHDCGKENLSLFVRVKKVLIGDKKVENHPKMSYEKLKNINNTVGELALSHHLAPISEEMKIFQELDDK, encoded by the coding sequence ATGATAATTGCGAGAATTAAACAGGGACTTACATATATTTTTATAAGATACAATCAAAAAAATGATTTAATAGTTCGTGAGATTTTAACTGATGAAGAATTTAAAATTTTTAATGAGATGAGTGAGTATGATAAAATTCACTCATTTAATTTATTCAAATTAGTAAAAGAAAACGCTACCTTAAGAGATAATAAAAATTATCTAAAACTTGCTCTTTTACACGACTGTGGAAAAGAAAATCTTTCTCTTTTTGTGAGAGTAAAAAAAGTTTTGATAGGAGATAAAAAAGTGGAAAATCACCCAAAGATGTCCTATGAAAAACTTAAAAATATAAATAATACTGTTGGAGAGTTAGCACTTTCTCATCACTTGGCACCTATCAGTGAGGAGATGAAAATTTTCCAAGAGTTAGATGATAAATAA
- a CDS encoding KH domain-containing protein, whose amino-acid sequence MDIRALEKTNKIGYIFDIFYNGKYFDSFDEIKNKETVKGCFKNIMNSLGFTWAKGIQQGGRTDAKVSGSNCLYVSSTFNRNIQKIIEEFNLLAGGKMKITRCRKTFPNLAFPEYVEKRRYIYKYPQKLITNDTDTIQKLCKELSGTYDVSVFSDSKGEKLKEHIRTVEISFENNTLTFLGDSFMPKQVRITSGYILTGEKIPLPGKYLTLDKVVLKKEILDNIFVEETSFTIDNVKKIEKNTANDIHILYVEPSKRGEVIGKNGSNIKKLRKSLGTIIVRDYDNCEN is encoded by the coding sequence ATGGATATAAGAGCTTTAGAAAAAACTAACAAAATAGGTTATATCTTTGATATTTTTTATAATGGAAAATATTTTGATTCCTTTGATGAAATCAAAAACAAAGAAACTGTAAAAGGTTGTTTTAAAAATATTATGAACTCTTTGGGCTTTACTTGGGCCAAGGGTATTCAACAAGGAGGAAGAACAGATGCTAAAGTTTCCGGAAGTAATTGTCTTTATGTTAGTAGTACTTTCAACAGAAATATTCAGAAAATAATTGAGGAATTTAACTTACTAGCTGGTGGCAAGATGAAAATAACTAGATGTAGAAAAACTTTTCCAAATCTTGCATTTCCAGAATATGTGGAGAAAAGAAGATATATTTATAAATATCCTCAAAAACTAATAACTAATGATACGGATACTATTCAAAAACTTTGTAAGGAATTAAGTGGTACTTATGATGTGAGTGTTTTCTCTGACTCTAAAGGGGAAAAACTAAAAGAACATATAAGAACTGTTGAGATTTCTTTTGAGAATAACACCCTTACTTTTTTAGGAGATTCTTTTATGCCAAAACAAGTAAGAATTACAAGTGGATATATTTTAACAGGGGAGAAAATCCCATTACCTGGAAAATATCTTACTCTTGATAAGGTGGTATTAAAAAAAGAGATTCTTGATAATATCTTTGTGGAAGAAACATCTTTTACCATTGATAACGTAAAAAAAATAGAAAAAAATACAGCAAATGATATACATATTCTCTACGTTGAGCCATCAAAACGTGGAGAGGTCATTGGAAAAAATGGTAGCAATATCAAAAAATTAAGAAAATCTCTTGGAACTATCATTGTGAGGGACTATGATAATTGCGAGAATTAA
- the rlmH gene encoding 23S rRNA (pseudouridine(1915)-N(3))-methyltransferase RlmH: MNINIVCVGKIKEKYIVDGIAEFSKRMQAFGKFKIIELKEFGNDSDRESSISREAKSIQEALEKNKGFNILLDIGGKNFSSEEMAREIENICVKGYSTINFIIGGSYGVSDDIRRVSNLSLSFSKMTFPHQLMRLILSEQIYRWFSIINNIKYHK; this comes from the coding sequence TTGAATATAAATATTGTTTGTGTGGGTAAGATAAAAGAAAAATATATTGTAGATGGAATAGCTGAATTCAGTAAAAGAATGCAGGCTTTCGGAAAATTTAAAATAATCGAGTTAAAAGAGTTTGGAAATGACTCTGATAGAGAATCATCTATCTCTCGTGAGGCAAAAAGTATTCAAGAGGCTTTAGAAAAAAATAAAGGTTTTAATATACTTTTGGATATTGGAGGAAAAAATTTTTCTTCTGAAGAGATGGCTCGTGAGATAGAAAATATCTGTGTAAAAGGTTATAGCACAATAAATTTTATTATCGGTGGCTCTTATGGAGTTTCTGATGACATAAGAAGGGTATCAAACCTATCTTTAAGTTTTTCAAAAATGACATTTCCTCATCAGTTGATGAGACTTATATTGTCAGAACAAATTTATAGATGGTTTAGTATAATAAATAATATTAAATATCATAAATAG
- a CDS encoding DUF1934 domain-containing protein, with amino-acid sequence MKVSLKIKTFEESNELLEKVVKALKRQEGNYISYTYVDEFGKNIVKIFKDSVIIERRGKVESSLVLKKDCQTELQYISEYLNMNLILFTKKLNIRDEGFESEYVLYQEREIINKIFISIEELL; translated from the coding sequence ATGAAAGTTTCTTTAAAAATTAAAACTTTTGAAGAGAGTAATGAACTTTTGGAAAAAGTTGTAAAAGCTTTAAAAAGACAAGAGGGAAACTATATATCTTATACTTATGTAGATGAATTTGGAAAAAATATTGTAAAAATTTTTAAAGATTCTGTTATAATAGAGAGAAGAGGGAAGGTTGAGAGTTCTTTGGTTTTAAAAAAAGACTGTCAAACTGAACTACAATATATAAGTGAGTATCTAAATATGAATCTTATATTATTCACAAAAAAATTAAATATTAGAGATGAGGGATTTGAGAGCGAATACGTTCTTTATCAAGAGAGAGAAATCATAAATAAAATCTTTATCTCTATAGAGGAGCTTTTGTAA
- a CDS encoding TIGR03960 family B12-binding radical SAM protein, protein MKVNINEYLLSVEKPAQYLGNEINSCHKKEWTSNMCLVFPDIYEVGMSNLGIKILYTLMNKVPGFYLERAFMPMDDMEEIMRKENIPMFSLETKSELKDFDVVGFSLSYEMCYPNMLNALSLAGIPIRREDRGEDDPLVMAGGTCVMNPAPLKKFVDFLMVGDGENNMPELARILVETKGKSKMEKLKALSNIEGIYIPALHDENKKVQRAIVKDLNDCPLYDEQLIPYMAIVHDRATAEIQRGCTRGCRFCQAGIVYRPVRERSLEKNIELVSKLIENTGHSEISLSSLSSSDYTNIDSLIEAIKSKYSCDSVGVSLPSLRMNTHSVEVAEIISGGKRTGFTFAPEAGSQRMRDIINKGVTEQEIMDTAEAAVKAGWMSLKFYFMIGLPFETMEDVQGIYELVKKVSQMCRKIDKRINITASVSNFVPKPHTPFEWCKQMNMEEMLEKHTFLKDLFAGLKGVALKIHPPKKSLLEGLISRGDERTGDLIELAFKKGVKLDDYRDNYNLWISALEELGMKVEDYLGTRDFDEKLPWDIIDIGVSKEFLKREYDKAEMASLSHDCRLGCLGCGMKRIIPQCGNIVDSKKDFCTK, encoded by the coding sequence ATGAAAGTAAATATAAACGAATATCTTTTATCTGTTGAAAAACCAGCTCAATACTTAGGTAACGAGATAAATAGTTGCCATAAAAAAGAATGGACAAGTAATATGTGTCTTGTTTTTCCAGATATTTACGAAGTTGGAATGTCAAATCTAGGGATAAAAATCCTTTATACACTTATGAACAAAGTTCCAGGATTTTATCTTGAAAGAGCTTTTATGCCAATGGACGATATGGAAGAGATAATGAGAAAAGAAAATATTCCAATGTTCTCTCTTGAAACTAAAAGCGAACTTAAAGATTTTGATGTAGTTGGATTTTCTCTTTCTTATGAGATGTGTTATCCAAATATGTTAAATGCTCTATCTCTTGCAGGGATTCCTATAAGAAGAGAGGATAGAGGAGAAGATGACCCTCTTGTAATGGCTGGTGGTACTTGTGTTATGAATCCAGCTCCCCTAAAAAAATTCGTAGACTTTTTAATGGTTGGAGACGGAGAAAATAATATGCCTGAGCTTGCGAGAATTTTAGTTGAAACTAAAGGAAAATCAAAAATGGAAAAACTAAAAGCTCTTTCAAATATTGAGGGAATATATATTCCAGCTCTTCACGATGAAAATAAAAAAGTACAAAGAGCAATAGTTAAAGATTTAAATGATTGTCCTCTATATGACGAGCAACTTATACCTTATATGGCAATAGTTCACGACAGAGCCACAGCGGAAATCCAAAGAGGTTGTACAAGAGGTTGTAGATTCTGTCAAGCAGGGATTGTTTATAGACCTGTAAGAGAAAGAAGTCTTGAAAAAAATATTGAGCTTGTATCAAAACTTATAGAAAATACAGGTCACTCAGAAATATCTCTTTCATCTCTAAGTAGTAGTGACTATACAAATATCGACTCACTTATTGAGGCTATAAAATCAAAATATTCTTGTGACAGTGTTGGAGTTTCTCTTCCATCTCTTAGAATGAACACTCACTCTGTTGAGGTTGCTGAGATTATAAGTGGTGGTAAAAGAACTGGATTTACTTTTGCTCCAGAGGCTGGAAGTCAAAGAATGAGAGATATAATTAATAAAGGTGTTACAGAACAAGAAATAATGGACACAGCTGAGGCTGCTGTAAAAGCTGGTTGGATGTCTTTAAAATTCTATTTTATGATAGGTTTACCATTTGAAACAATGGAAGATGTTCAAGGAATTTATGAGCTTGTAAAAAAAGTTTCTCAAATGTGTAGAAAAATAGATAAGAGAATAAATATTACAGCTAGTGTTTCAAACTTTGTTCCAAAACCTCATACACCATTTGAATGGTGCAAACAAATGAATATGGAAGAAATGCTTGAAAAACATACTTTCCTTAAAGATCTATTTGCTGGTCTAAAAGGTGTGGCATTAAAAATTCACCCACCTAAAAAATCTCTACTTGAAGGTTTAATCTCAAGAGGAGACGAAAGAACAGGAGATTTAATAGAACTTGCATTTAAAAAAGGTGTAAAATTAGATGACTATCGTGATAACTATAATCTTTGGATCTCTGCTTTAGAAGAACTTGGAATGAAAGTTGAAGATTACCTTGGAACAAGAGATTTTGATGAAAAACTTCCTTGGGATATTATAGATATAGGAGTTTCAAAAGAATTCCTAAAGAGAGAATATGACAAAGCGGAAATGGCATCTCTTTCTCACGATTGTAGACTTGGTTGTCTAGGTTGTGGAATGAAAAGAATTATACCTCAATGTGGAAACATTGTAGATTCTAAAAAAGATTTTTGTACTAAATAG
- a CDS encoding toxin-antitoxin system YwqK family antitoxin: MKKFLVLITTALLICSCTSVEKKQPILQSTEIVMQSERELNKSLREVPLKDKVYKNKLAYVNGEEIPFTGVFTNRYIGHLLYFEEYRNGLLHGSRAWFGDDGSIGLRKSYIDGIENGEQTTYYPNGNIRSIFPYINGKIEGIIEWYKEDGTMFDSSEILNGTGRYIVYWNNGEIHTEGYFTNNRKTGIWKEFNQKGELEKEITYSKRGTILKEKWYK; encoded by the coding sequence ATGAAAAAATTTCTTGTTTTAATAACAACAGCCTTGCTTATTTGTAGCTGTACATCAGTTGAAAAAAAACAACCTATTCTTCAATCTACTGAGATTGTAATGCAATCAGAAAGAGAGCTTAATAAATCACTTCGTGAAGTCCCTTTAAAAGATAAAGTATATAAAAATAAGCTAGCCTATGTAAATGGAGAAGAAATTCCATTCACTGGAGTTTTTACAAATAGATATATTGGTCATCTTCTTTATTTTGAAGAATATAGAAATGGACTTTTACATGGTTCAAGAGCTTGGTTTGGAGATGATGGTTCAATCGGACTTAGAAAAAGTTACATAGATGGAATAGAAAATGGTGAGCAAACTACCTATTATCCAAATGGAAATATCCGTTCTATCTTCCCATATATCAATGGAAAAATCGAAGGAATAATTGAATGGTACAAAGAAGATGGAACAATGTTTGATTCTAGCGAAATATTAAACGGTACTGGTAGATATATTGTTTACTGGAATAATGGAGAGATTCATACAGAGGGATATTTTACAAACAATAGAAAAACTGGCATCTGGAAAGAGTTTAATCAAAAGGGAGAACTTGAAAAAGAGATCACTTATTCAAAAAGAGGAACTATCTTAAAAGAAAAATGGTATAAATAG
- a CDS encoding uracil-DNA glycosylase — MINIGNDWDELLRPETEKEYYKNLRKFLVNEYKTHKIHPDMNDIFSALKLSRYKDTKILLLGQDPYHGEGQAHGLAFSVKPGITPPPSLKNMYKEIQAELGIAPPNNGYLVSWASQGILMINTVLTVRDGLANSHKGQGWEIFTDRIIELLNEKDEPVIFILWGNNAKSKKRLITNKKHFIIEGVHPSPLSASRGFFGCGHFKKVNEILKSLGKKEIDWSIPNL, encoded by the coding sequence ATGATAAATATTGGAAATGATTGGGACGAACTTTTAAGACCTGAAACTGAAAAAGAATATTATAAAAATTTAAGAAAGTTTTTGGTAAATGAATATAAAACTCATAAAATTCACCCAGATATGAATGATATTTTTTCAGCTCTAAAACTTTCTAGATACAAAGATACAAAGATTTTATTACTTGGACAAGACCCATATCACGGAGAAGGACAAGCTCACGGACTTGCTTTTTCAGTAAAACCCGGGATAACTCCTCCGCCATCTCTTAAAAATATGTATAAAGAGATTCAAGCGGAACTTGGTATCGCCCCACCAAATAATGGTTATTTAGTTTCTTGGGCAAGTCAAGGAATACTTATGATAAATACAGTTTTAACTGTGCGTGATGGTTTAGCAAACTCTCACAAAGGACAAGGTTGGGAGATTTTTACAGATAGAATAATAGAACTTCTAAATGAAAAAGATGAGCCTGTTATCTTTATTCTTTGGGGAAATAATGCAAAATCTAAAAAAAGACTTATAACTAATAAAAAACATTTTATAATCGAGGGAGTTCACCCAAGCCCACTTTCTGCAAGTCGTGGTTTCTTTGGTTGTGGACATTTCAAAAAAGTAAATGAGATTTTAAAATCTTTAGGTAAAAAAGAGATTGATTGGAGCATTCCAAATCTTTAA
- a CDS encoding DUF1292 domain-containing protein, translating to MYLPGDYFRQRVLGEEVEFEILAMITYDNDDYVIAESGDGERYVFLANDEEDLEYIDDEDQVEEIIEYWENEYDDREDIGDWEDDEYYDREDSRSSRERYDNEDYHDEEDY from the coding sequence ATGTATTTACCTGGGGACTATTTTAGACAAAGGGTTTTAGGAGAAGAAGTAGAATTTGAAATATTAGCTATGATAACATATGACAATGACGACTATGTAATAGCTGAAAGCGGAGATGGTGAAAGATATGTATTCTTAGCCAACGACGAAGAGGATTTAGAGTACATTGATGATGAGGACCAAGTAGAAGAAATCATTGAATACTGGGAAAATGAGTATGACGATAGAGAAGATATAGGGGACTGGGAAGACGACGAATATTACGACAGAGAAGATTCTCGTAGCTCAAGAGAAAGATATGATAATGAAGATTATCATGATGAAGAGGATTATTAA
- the mutL gene encoding DNA mismatch repair endonuclease MutL — translation MTIIFIGGIIIKTINILDEKVSNMIAAGEVVEKPANMIKELLENSIDAKSTKIIINVKQNNRYVKITDNGIGMSKEDLLMCVERHATSKISTKEDLFNIMTYGFRGEALSSIGAVSKLKISSKDKESEIGTTLSVSGGKITNIQEIAKGIGTEIEVKDLFFNTPARLKFLRKETTEFRAIKDTVLVEALANPNISITLLNDDKEILKTSGNGIKNTILEIFGKNTLENIVSFPLGYLGNISLNRSNKDFIFIFINGRPVKSQIIENALIDGYYTKLMKGRYPFAVIFLEIDPKDVDVNVHPTKKIVKFSDESYIYNLVYDEVNKKLFGDEDFIAPVIKPKEEKRLEVKSFEKDTLKTEKISFDIPENEEILDNKKEKNRFEDLDFQVREPQKTFEILEDEKKEDKKIEEIKEIKKEEEKNFSKDSELLKINSFFKEKEKNIKKSFANNEKTDKLESSDEKLKKYEDFSKDKPKEKNPKRENYKIIGQLANTYILVERDENLEIYDQHIIHERILYEKYKKMYDNKEISTQQLLVPIKFKISNKERELIEENIDILKKFGFEVDFFDKNDILIRGIPNFKISCSIEDLMKNIIEDLKNSKIKNTLLEESIIMSSCKGAIKANQKLTFDEMEILLKKLFEIEEYTCPHGRPILLKMSLTDIERHFGRLGSK, via the coding sequence ATCACTATAATTTTTATAGGAGGTATAATTATAAAAACTATAAATATTTTAGACGAAAAAGTTTCCAATATGATAGCTGCTGGAGAGGTTGTAGAAAAACCAGCCAATATGATAAAAGAGCTTTTGGAAAACTCAATAGATGCAAAAAGTACAAAGATTATAATAAATGTTAAACAAAATAATAGATATGTAAAAATTACAGATAACGGAATAGGAATGTCAAAGGAAGATCTTTTGATGTGTGTAGAACGTCACGCCACAAGTAAAATTTCTACAAAAGAAGACCTTTTTAACATTATGACCTATGGATTTAGAGGAGAGGCACTTTCATCAATAGGAGCTGTTTCAAAATTAAAAATAAGTTCAAAAGATAAAGAAAGTGAGATAGGGACTACTCTTTCAGTATCTGGTGGAAAAATAACAAATATTCAAGAGATTGCTAAGGGGATTGGAACAGAGATAGAGGTTAAGGATCTATTTTTTAACACTCCTGCAAGATTAAAATTTTTAAGAAAAGAAACAACAGAGTTTAGAGCTATAAAAGATACAGTTCTTGTGGAGGCTTTGGCAAACCCTAATATTTCAATAACTCTTTTAAATGATGATAAAGAGATTTTAAAAACTAGTGGGAATGGGATAAAAAATACTATCCTTGAGATTTTTGGAAAAAATACCCTAGAAAATATCGTATCTTTTCCACTTGGGTATCTGGGAAATATCTCTCTTAATCGTTCAAATAAAGATTTTATATTTATTTTTATAAATGGTAGACCTGTAAAATCTCAAATTATAGAAAATGCACTTATAGATGGATATTATACAAAACTTATGAAAGGGAGATACCCTTTTGCAGTGATTTTTCTGGAGATTGACCCAAAAGATGTAGATGTAAATGTTCATCCAACTAAAAAAATAGTTAAATTTTCAGACGAGTCATATATCTATAATCTTGTGTATGATGAGGTTAATAAAAAACTTTTTGGAGATGAGGATTTTATCGCTCCAGTTATAAAACCAAAAGAGGAAAAAAGATTAGAGGTCAAAAGTTTTGAAAAAGATACTTTAAAAACAGAGAAAATTTCTTTTGATATACCAGAAAATGAAGAAATTTTGGATAATAAAAAGGAAAAAAATAGATTTGAAGATTTAGATTTTCAAGTGAGAGAGCCTCAGAAAACTTTTGAAATCTTGGAAGACGAGAAAAAAGAAGATAAAAAAATAGAAGAAATAAAAGAGATTAAAAAAGAAGAGGAGAAAAATTTTTCAAAAGATAGTGAACTTTTGAAAATTAATAGTTTTTTTAAGGAAAAAGAAAAAAATATAAAAAAATCCTTTGCAAATAACGAAAAAACTGATAAACTAGAGAGTAGTGATGAGAAGTTAAAAAAATATGAGGATTTTTCTAAGGATAAACCAAAAGAAAAAAATCCAAAAAGAGAAAATTACAAGATAATAGGACAACTGGCTAATACATATATTTTGGTGGAAAGAGATGAAAATCTAGAGATTTATGACCAACATATAATCCATGAAAGAATTTTATATGAAAAATATAAAAAGATGTATGATAATAAAGAGATATCTACTCAACAGTTGCTAGTGCCTATAAAGTTTAAAATTTCCAATAAAGAGAGAGAATTAATAGAGGAAAATATAGATATTTTAAAAAAATTTGGATTTGAGGTTGATTTTTTTGATAAAAATGATATCCTTATAAGAGGGATACCAAATTTTAAAATCTCTTGTAGTATAGAAGATTTGATGAAAAATATAATAGAGGATTTGAAAAACTCTAAGATAAAAAATACTCTTTTGGAAGAGAGTATTATAATGTCTTCTTGTAAGGGAGCTATAAAAGCAAATCAAAAACTTACATTTGATGAGATGGAGATTTTGCTAAAAAAATTATTTGAGATAGAGGAATATACTTGTCCTCACGGTAGACCTATACTTCTTAAGATGTCACTTACTGATATTGAAAGGCATTTTGGAAGACTTGGGAGCAAATAA
- a CDS encoding tetratricopeptide repeat protein, translated as MKKFIFIAILANLFYSCQNLNTLVNNNTMPQGYETALNMQVEKEKELPQESFYLSDSGIAYFLDMVSGNIKNNVTRTHMEGNAFDLYLGEYIALPTTAYNVSVIASPKSKSYEAFIRGGVFYFRSLYQGKYGFSLEKYGEPAETIVINNKSRYQISAFDLNNLVMANAEEKDLGKLQNSVQAFKILFPENPKLKDVSMALFNQAVINNDKQLVINESNFLDENFDLTSEEKIRVILGKEETLQNDYALPKKYLSFKTNSPELNEVIKNDIIKRGRPTLEELDFMEECYANVPTRELADTLGAFYFRSGNISKGTHYSENKFGILPKALKEKMTGSFNQRYEEQKETSTEESEESLVVGSDFENLLRNGLEYYGTESYAEAILVLEKAKAQITGDSKEAQDVYYLLGNSYYLTNSLEKAQGNFEKISKDNAKYPEVLYKLGDIQFKNGNKSKAERIFGEVSENYPQTVWGRRSIIYLRRLK; from the coding sequence ATGAAAAAATTTATATTTATCGCTATTTTGGCAAATCTTTTCTATAGTTGTCAAAACTTAAATACACTTGTGAATAACAACACAATGCCACAAGGTTATGAAACAGCACTTAATATGCAAGTTGAGAAAGAAAAAGAACTTCCTCAAGAAAGTTTTTACTTAAGTGATTCTGGAATTGCATATTTCTTAGATATGGTATCTGGAAATATAAAAAATAATGTAACAAGAACTCATATGGAAGGAAATGCTTTTGACCTTTATCTAGGAGAATATATAGCTCTTCCAACAACTGCTTATAATGTTTCTGTAATAGCCTCACCAAAATCAAAATCTTATGAGGCATTTATAAGAGGTGGAGTTTTTTACTTTAGAAGTTTATATCAAGGAAAATATGGATTCTCTTTGGAAAAATATGGAGAACCAGCTGAAACTATCGTGATCAATAATAAATCTCGTTACCAAATATCTGCTTTTGACCTAAATAATTTAGTTATGGCTAATGCAGAAGAAAAAGATTTAGGAAAATTACAAAACAGTGTTCAAGCATTTAAAATACTTTTCCCTGAAAATCCAAAGTTAAAAGATGTATCAATGGCTCTTTTTAACCAAGCTGTTATAAATAATGATAAACAACTTGTAATTAATGAGTCAAATTTCTTAGATGAAAACTTTGATCTTACTTCTGAGGAAAAAATAAGAGTGATATTAGGTAAAGAGGAAACTTTACAAAATGATTATGCTCTACCTAAAAAATATTTAAGCTTTAAAACAAACTCACCAGAACTTAACGAAGTTATAAAAAATGATATAATAAAAAGAGGAAGACCAACTCTTGAAGAGTTAGACTTTATGGAGGAGTGTTACGCTAATGTTCCTACAAGAGAGTTAGCTGATACACTGGGAGCTTTCTACTTTAGAAGTGGAAATATTTCTAAAGGAACTCACTATTCAGAAAATAAATTTGGAATACTACCAAAAGCTTTAAAAGAAAAGATGACAGGTAGTTTTAACCAAAGATATGAGGAACAAAAAGAAACTTCTACTGAAGAATCAGAAGAAAGTTTAGTAGTTGGTAGTGATTTTGAAAATCTTTTAAGAAACGGACTTGAATATTATGGAACAGAAAGTTATGCAGAGGCAATCTTAGTACTAGAAAAAGCTAAGGCTCAAATAACTGGAGATTCTAAAGAGGCTCAAGATGTGTACTACTTACTTGGAAATTCATACTATTTGACAAATAGCTTAGAAAAAGCTCAAGGAAACTTTGAGAAAATTTCTAAAGATAATGCAAAATATCCAGAAGTTTTATATAAATTAGGAGATATCCAATTTAAAAATGGAAATAAATCTAAGGCAGAGAGAATTTTTGGAGAAGTTAGTGAAAATTATCCTCAAACAGTTTGGGGAAGAAGAAGTATAATATATTTAAGAAGATTAAAATAA